Proteins from a single region of Phycisphaeraceae bacterium D3-23:
- a CDS encoding phosphoadenylyl-sulfate reductase — protein sequence MTASATLNLDDANAQLGAFDAAARVAWAKEHFRGGLAMTSSFGAQSAVMLHLVTQVVPDIPIVWIDTGYLFPETYRFAEQLRQRLGLNLKVYTGDLTPARYEALHGRAWEDAEQGQRDYLRAFKVAPMKRAIEDLGITCWLAGLRAEQTDHRATLRPVEKQDGVYKVHPILSWTGQQVGAYLKQHKLPYHPLVEQGYASIGDTHSTRKVTDEMTDRDGRFTGLRQECGLHLPETPEENQSRGSSGL from the coding sequence ATGACTGCCAGCGCGACCCTGAATCTCGATGATGCTAACGCGCAGCTCGGTGCGTTCGACGCCGCGGCGCGCGTCGCCTGGGCGAAGGAGCACTTCCGCGGCGGGCTCGCGATGACGTCGAGCTTCGGCGCGCAGTCGGCCGTGATGCTGCATCTGGTGACTCAGGTGGTGCCCGACATCCCCATCGTCTGGATCGACACGGGCTACCTCTTCCCCGAGACCTACCGCTTCGCCGAGCAGCTCCGCCAACGGCTAGGCCTGAACCTGAAGGTCTACACCGGCGACCTGACCCCCGCGCGGTACGAGGCGCTCCACGGCCGAGCGTGGGAGGACGCCGAGCAGGGGCAGCGCGACTACCTGCGGGCGTTCAAGGTTGCGCCGATGAAGCGCGCGATCGAAGACCTCGGCATCACCTGCTGGCTCGCCGGGCTACGTGCCGAGCAGACCGACCACCGCGCGACGCTGCGCCCGGTCGAGAAGCAGGACGGCGTCTACAAGGTCCACCCGATCCTGAGCTGGACCGGCCAGCAGGTCGGGGCGTATCTGAAACAGCACAAGCTCCCCTACCACCCGCTGGTCGAGCAGGGCTACGCCTCGATCGGCGACACCCACTCGACCCGCAAGGTCACCGACGAAATGACCGACCGCGACGGCCGGTTTACGGGGCTGCGTCAGGAGTGTGGCCTGCATCTGCCCGAGACCCCGGAAGAAAACCAGAGCCGCGGGTCGTCGGGGCTGTAG
- a CDS encoding L,D-transpeptidase family protein — protein sequence MALQSQAGRPGYSRQHMVSGRKSRKGPWIVVLLLALAVIGGYMYFYGGSTPTTGNAPGGGNTDSAIAAGNSGDRDETRAPATSGRQQRQTPGTTPRNPHTGSRTTDIPDLGEDDVELTRAQRNQYEQGMQLIEDGKAVEGRAILSEILFRDAAPLPYHEAQAIRDRLTHLNETLVFSDIFVEHDSIAVRHNVQPGEYLSRIGPAYGTPYQFIMRINGITNAASVPAGATLKCIRGPIHARIVKHEYRIDLYVEDPDGLKIYLCSYPVGLGEFDSTPVGLWRIKPRSKVVNPDWRNPRTGEYFERDDPNIPIGEYWMALEGMDDNTREHAGYGIHGTNDPESIGQQQSMGCVRMRAQHVEEVYYMLSSGDSYVEILP from the coding sequence ATGGCACTGCAATCACAAGCCGGTCGGCCCGGGTATTCACGTCAGCACATGGTGTCCGGACGAAAGTCCCGCAAGGGGCCCTGGATCGTCGTGCTCCTCCTCGCCCTCGCCGTCATCGGCGGGTACATGTACTTCTATGGCGGCAGCACCCCGACCACCGGCAACGCTCCGGGGGGGGGCAACACCGACTCCGCCATCGCCGCGGGCAACTCGGGCGATCGTGATGAGACACGCGCCCCCGCAACCAGCGGCCGCCAACAACGCCAGACCCCGGGCACCACGCCCCGCAACCCCCACACCGGCTCGCGCACCACCGACATCCCCGACCTGGGCGAGGACGATGTCGAGCTCACCCGCGCGCAGCGCAACCAGTACGAGCAGGGCATGCAGCTCATCGAAGACGGCAAGGCCGTCGAGGGCCGGGCCATCCTCAGCGAGATTCTCTTCCGCGACGCCGCCCCGCTGCCTTACCACGAGGCGCAAGCCATCCGTGATCGGCTGACCCACCTCAACGAGACCCTTGTCTTCTCCGACATCTTTGTCGAGCACGACTCGATCGCCGTCAGGCACAACGTCCAGCCCGGCGAGTACCTCAGCCGCATCGGCCCGGCCTACGGGACGCCTTACCAGTTCATCATGCGCATCAACGGCATCACCAACGCCGCGAGCGTCCCGGCCGGCGCCACCCTCAAGTGCATCCGCGGCCCGATCCACGCCCGCATCGTCAAGCACGAGTACCGCATCGACCTCTACGTCGAAGACCCCGATGGGCTCAAGATCTACCTCTGCTCCTACCCCGTCGGGCTGGGCGAGTTCGACTCCACCCCCGTCGGGCTCTGGCGCATCAAGCCCCGCAGCAAGGTCGTCAACCCCGACTGGCGAAACCCCCGCACCGGCGAATACTTCGAACGCGACGACCCCAACATCCCCATCGGCGAGTACTGGATGGCCCTCGAAGGCATGGACGACAACACCCGCGAACACGCCGGCTACGGCATCCACGGCACCAACGACCCCGAGTCCATCGGCCAACAACAATCCATGGGCTGCGTCCGCATGCGGGCCCAGCACGTCGAAGAGGTCTACTACATGCTGAGCAGCGGTGACAGCTATGTCGAGATTCTTCCCTAG
- a CDS encoding replication-associated recombination protein A has product MPDLWQDERDTKRKAAEPLASRMRPRSLDDFAGQRHFLGEGKLLRRMLEADQLTSVLFYGPPGTGKTTLAELIAGYTQRHFDRGNAAAVGVKDVRHVLDQARKRLEYDGRRTIFFLDEIHRFNRAQQDVLLGDVERGIITLIGATTENPYFAVNNALVSRSQIFQFEPLNEDDIAGLVRRAIADKDHGYGDLDVQIDDDALAHWATMSDGDARRALAALEIAVLSEGAKGPGAEGPSEGKGTQHSAPGPLDPLAPLPLTITLEVAEQSIQQKAVAYDRDGDAHHDAISAFIKSVRGSDPDAAIYWLARMLHAGEDPMFIARRIAILASEDIGNADPRGIQVAAACYEIVHRVGMPEARISLAQATTYLACAPKSNASYMAINTAMEDVKQQRTVPVPKHLRSGAYAGAKNLGHGNDYQYAHNSDAGFVDQDYLGVDKTYYQPTDRGYEKRIREYLAYLDTLRGEGEGKA; this is encoded by the coding sequence ATGCCCGACCTCTGGCAAGACGAACGCGACACCAAGCGCAAGGCCGCCGAGCCGCTGGCGTCGCGCATGCGGCCGCGCTCGCTCGACGACTTTGCCGGGCAGCGCCACTTCCTGGGCGAAGGCAAACTCCTTCGCCGGATGCTCGAGGCCGACCAACTCACATCGGTCCTCTTCTACGGGCCCCCCGGCACCGGCAAGACCACGCTTGCCGAACTCATCGCCGGTTACACCCAGCGCCACTTCGACCGGGGCAACGCAGCGGCCGTGGGCGTCAAGGATGTTCGACACGTGCTCGACCAGGCCCGCAAACGGCTCGAGTACGACGGCCGACGCACGATCTTCTTCCTCGACGAGATCCACCGCTTCAACCGCGCGCAGCAGGACGTCCTGCTCGGCGACGTCGAGCGCGGCATCATCACCCTCATCGGCGCGACGACCGAGAACCCGTACTTCGCCGTGAACAACGCGCTCGTCAGCCGGAGCCAGATCTTCCAGTTCGAGCCGCTGAACGAAGACGACATCGCCGGGCTGGTCCGCCGCGCGATCGCCGACAAAGACCACGGCTACGGCGACCTCGATGTGCAGATCGACGACGACGCGCTGGCCCACTGGGCCACGATGTCGGATGGCGACGCCCGGCGGGCCCTCGCCGCCCTCGAGATCGCCGTCTTGTCGGAAGGGGCCAAGGGGCCAGGGGCCGAGGGGCCAAGCGAAGGCAAGGGAACGCAACACTCGGCCCCTGGGCCCCTTGACCCCTTGGCCCCTCTCCCCCTCACCATCACCCTCGAAGTCGCCGAGCAGTCCATCCAGCAGAAAGCCGTCGCCTACGACCGGGATGGCGATGCGCATCACGACGCGATCAGCGCGTTCATCAAGTCCGTGCGCGGCTCGGACCCGGACGCCGCGATCTACTGGCTCGCGCGGATGCTGCATGCGGGCGAGGACCCGATGTTCATCGCCCGCCGGATCGCGATCCTCGCCAGCGAAGACATCGGCAACGCCGACCCCCGTGGGATCCAGGTCGCCGCCGCCTGCTACGAGATCGTCCACCGCGTGGGCATGCCCGAGGCCCGCATCTCCCTCGCCCAGGCCACGACCTACCTCGCCTGTGCCCCCAAAAGCAACGCGAGCTACATGGCCATCAACACCGCGATGGAAGACGTCAAGCAACAGCGCACCGTCCCCGTCCCCAAGCACCTCCGCAGCGGCGCCTACGCCGGGGCGAAGAACCTGGGCCACGGCAACGACTACCAGTACGCCCACAACTCCGACGCCGGCTTCGTCGACCAGGACTACCTCGGCGTCGACAAGACCTACTATCAACCCACCGACCGCGGCTACGAAAAACGCATCCGCGAGTACCTCGCCTACCTCGACACGCTGCGCGGGGAGGGGGAAGGGAAGGCCTGA
- a CDS encoding bifunctional precorrin-2 dehydrogenase/sirohydrochlorin ferrochelatase — MADSESQGISVMLDVTGWRVLIVGGGAVAARRAEALLKAGAEVAVVAPSFEERLDGLAVRRIEARYDPAQHALTHYRLVVIATDDPATNALVAAEWAELSNPPLCNRADAGDAGDLTFMATHRDGPLTLAVSTGGASASAAAAIRDDLAAKLDPCWPGVLIEARAARQEIQQQIQDPAKRSGLLGRLTDDAALAVYRAGGAEALRNHYRDIMRGSR; from the coding sequence ATGGCGGATTCAGAGTCACAAGGCATCTCGGTCATGCTGGACGTCACGGGTTGGCGCGTGCTGATCGTCGGTGGTGGGGCGGTCGCGGCGCGGCGGGCGGAGGCGTTGCTCAAGGCGGGGGCCGAGGTGGCGGTGGTCGCGCCGTCGTTCGAGGAGCGGCTGGATGGGCTGGCTGTTAGGCGTATCGAGGCGCGCTACGACCCGGCGCAGCACGCTTTGACTCACTACCGACTGGTTGTGATTGCGACGGACGACCCGGCAACCAATGCCCTTGTCGCGGCCGAGTGGGCGGAGCTCTCCAACCCGCCGCTGTGCAACCGCGCGGATGCGGGGGATGCGGGCGACCTCACGTTCATGGCCACGCACCGGGACGGCCCACTCACCCTCGCGGTCTCCACCGGCGGGGCGTCGGCCTCGGCGGCGGCGGCGATCCGCGACGACCTCGCCGCGAAGCTCGACCCGTGCTGGCCCGGGGTATTGATTGAGGCCCGCGCCGCCCGGCAGGAAATCCAGCAGCAAATCCAGGACCCCGCGAAACGCTCGGGCTTGCTGGGCCGTCTCACCGACGACGCCGCGCTGGCCGTGTATCGTGCTGGTGGGGCCGAGGCGCTGCGAAACCACTACCGGGATATCATGCGGGGCTCGCGGTAG
- the ccsA gene encoding cytochrome c biogenesis protein CcsA codes for MTDAATSIPLILMTALSAVASFAALKRLRSGAEAEQEAGPPPSQHLLVGAVALGSITVLLVRWFGLRNSWSPVESHVDGLLLMCALFAGAVMFIQHKPKLRGLAAFALPLLTLLLLWAICASLWTYRPFKLASIASAWLVFHTVSTYLGLLSCAIGAIGGAMYLYVQRRLKSKQAVPGRLASLETLETLIIRAATLGFVLLTLSLLSGVILITRSESPDATPLGVEWWLSPKVILATLAWGVYALLMNVRHATAFRGRRAAWLAIAGLVLVLAIYGVVEAIEKRAERAPDTTQATRGADLPAYRPAPPKTAGGLGRPTADGRQECLRRGWIIWHPYDRRGRG; via the coding sequence ATGACCGACGCCGCCACGAGCATCCCGCTGATCCTCATGACCGCGCTGAGTGCCGTCGCGTCGTTCGCTGCGCTCAAGCGTCTACGCAGCGGCGCAGAGGCCGAGCAGGAGGCGGGCCCACCGCCTTCGCAGCACCTGCTTGTTGGTGCGGTCGCGCTGGGCTCGATCACCGTCCTGCTCGTGCGCTGGTTCGGCTTGCGAAACTCGTGGAGCCCGGTCGAGTCGCACGTCGATGGGCTGCTGCTGATGTGCGCGCTCTTCGCCGGGGCGGTGATGTTCATCCAGCACAAGCCGAAGCTGCGCGGGCTCGCGGCGTTCGCGCTCCCGCTGCTCACGCTGCTGTTGCTCTGGGCGATCTGCGCGTCGCTGTGGACCTATCGGCCGTTCAAACTCGCGTCGATCGCCTCGGCCTGGCTGGTGTTCCACACGGTCAGCACGTACCTCGGCCTGCTGTCCTGCGCGATCGGCGCGATCGGCGGGGCGATGTACCTCTACGTCCAACGCCGGCTGAAATCCAAGCAGGCCGTACCCGGCCGACTCGCGAGTCTTGAGACCCTCGAAACGCTCATCATCCGCGCCGCGACGCTCGGCTTCGTCCTCCTGACGCTCTCGCTGCTCTCGGGGGTCATCCTCATCACACGCAGCGAATCACCGGACGCGACACCGCTGGGCGTGGAGTGGTGGCTGTCGCCCAAGGTCATCCTCGCGACGCTGGCGTGGGGCGTCTATGCACTATTGATGAACGTCCGCCACGCGACGGCGTTCCGCGGCCGACGCGCCGCCTGGCTCGCCATCGCGGGGCTGGTGCTGGTGCTCGCGATCTACGGCGTGGTCGAGGCGATCGAAAAACGCGCGGAGCGCGCGCCAGACACGACCCAGGCCACCCGCGGGGCAGACCTTCCGGCCTACCGTCCGGCGCCGCCGAAAACCGCTGGCGGATTGGGTCGGCCTACGGCCGATGGCAGGCAGGAATGCCTGCGCCGCGGGTGGATTATCTGGCACCCATATGACCGAAGGGGGCGTGGCTGA
- the hemA gene encoding glutamyl-tRNA reductase, with protein MRILMVGLNHKTADVAAREALAMDTTQAGALLRRLREEFDGAEAVLISTCNRTELYVARPVHAAPDADGLRRLLAEQGGVDPDTLAATTLHREQEQAALHLFHVCAGLDSMVLGEPQVQGQVRRAYELAQDAGCVGPVLHRLFQGAIAAGKQARNETGIDAGRTSVSSVAVAFASNIFDHFNDKTVAVIGAGEMIKGAAHALLRERPGKLWIVNRSPQCAAELAQDLAERVAGGTHIAPRPWADLDGLLVEADIVVSCTGANEPVVLADGFRPLLKRRRNRPLFMIDMAVPRDIDPAIGAMNNVYLYNLDDLQQAVGVTTDDRHAQRDHCERILHDACARCMGEIRHRDLGALVKQLRTRLERIADDEQQRTQRKLAAQGVENERHDAVIKEHNHRLISKILHLPLSQLDRTDPDAPLGFYAAALRRLFDLEDEPTLPDAPSNERPASTPEDGSTPAREEST; from the coding sequence ATGCGCATCCTGATGGTCGGGCTCAACCACAAGACCGCCGACGTCGCCGCGCGCGAAGCGCTGGCGATGGACACCACGCAGGCGGGCGCATTGCTGCGTCGGCTGCGTGAAGAGTTCGACGGGGCCGAGGCCGTACTGATCTCAACCTGCAATCGGACCGAACTGTACGTCGCGCGCCCGGTGCATGCCGCGCCCGATGCCGACGGTTTGCGGCGCCTGCTCGCCGAGCAGGGCGGAGTTGACCCCGACACGCTCGCCGCGACGACCCTGCACCGTGAGCAGGAGCAAGCGGCGCTGCACCTGTTCCACGTCTGCGCCGGGCTGGATTCGATGGTGCTCGGCGAGCCGCAGGTGCAGGGGCAGGTCCGCCGGGCGTACGAGCTCGCACAGGACGCCGGGTGCGTGGGTCCGGTCCTGCACCGCCTGTTCCAGGGCGCGATCGCCGCGGGCAAACAGGCCCGCAATGAGACCGGCATCGACGCCGGCCGGACCTCGGTGAGCTCGGTCGCGGTCGCGTTTGCGAGCAACATCTTCGACCACTTCAACGATAAGACGGTCGCCGTGATCGGCGCGGGGGAGATGATCAAGGGCGCAGCGCACGCGCTGTTGCGTGAGCGGCCGGGCAAGCTGTGGATCGTCAATCGCTCGCCGCAGTGCGCAGCCGAACTCGCACAGGACCTCGCCGAACGCGTCGCCGGCGGCACCCACATCGCGCCTCGGCCTTGGGCCGACCTCGACGGGCTATTGGTCGAGGCGGACATCGTCGTGAGCTGCACCGGAGCGAACGAGCCCGTCGTCCTGGCCGATGGGTTTAGGCCGCTGCTCAAGCGCCGGCGCAACCGGCCGTTGTTTATGATCGACATGGCCGTGCCGCGCGACATCGACCCCGCGATCGGCGCGATGAACAACGTCTACCTCTACAACCTCGACGACCTGCAGCAGGCGGTCGGCGTCACCACCGATGACCGCCACGCCCAGCGCGATCATTGCGAACGCATCCTCCACGACGCCTGCGCACGCTGCATGGGCGAGATCCGCCACCGCGACTTGGGGGCACTGGTCAAGCAGCTCCGCACTCGACTGGAGCGGATCGCCGACGACGAACAGCAACGCACCCAGCGCAAGCTTGCGGCCCAAGGCGTCGAGAACGAACGCCACGACGCCGTCATCAAAGAGCACAACCACCGGCTGATCAGCAAGATCCTCCACCTCCCCCTGTCGCAGCTCGACCGCACCGACCCCGACGCGCCGCTGGGCTTCTACGCCGCGGCGCTTCGCCGTTTGTTTGATCTGGAGGACGAGCCGACGCTGCCGGATGCCCCGAGCAATGAGCGTCCTGCGTCGACGCCCGAAGACGGCTCTACCCCGGCGCGTGAGGAAAGCACATGA
- a CDS encoding glycoside hydrolase family 18 protein gives MKAWLALFLTMLLSDAPDIEAQASPAAPPVVAGYAPHGRGDWSVDETLPLTDILYFSVEPTPDGGVDTRYLSDQVGEEIARLHTAYAEGGGVRILLCVGGWGRSEHFAAVTADDTLRARLVAELAALCETYGFDGIDFDWEHPQNAEQLADYTRLLVESAAALHPDGRMVTVAQAGWQDLGLDAYDALGRVHLMSYDHDFPQATFEESTAEVERLIAWGCPPEKIALGLPFYGRNEARDAMPYRALVARYAPESDDDLVAGFACNSPATVSAKTRYALERGLAGVMVWQVYQDAEGERSLLGAIAEALAE, from the coding sequence ATGAAGGCTTGGCTCGCCCTGTTTCTGACGATGCTTCTTTCCGATGCGCCCGACATCGAGGCGCAAGCCTCTCCGGCCGCGCCGCCGGTCGTCGCGGGTTACGCGCCCCATGGCCGGGGCGATTGGTCGGTTGACGAGACGCTCCCGTTGACCGACATCCTCTACTTTTCCGTCGAGCCGACACCCGATGGCGGCGTGGATACACGCTACCTGTCCGATCAGGTCGGCGAAGAGATCGCCCGGCTGCACACGGCCTATGCCGAGGGCGGCGGCGTCCGTATCTTGCTCTGTGTCGGGGGCTGGGGGCGGTCGGAGCACTTCGCGGCCGTGACCGCCGACGATACACTTCGAGCGCGTTTGGTTGCGGAGCTTGCCGCGCTGTGCGAGACGTATGGTTTCGACGGTATCGATTTCGACTGGGAGCACCCGCAAAACGCAGAACAACTCGCCGACTATACCCGGCTGCTCGTCGAGTCGGCCGCGGCGCTCCACCCCGACGGCCGGATGGTGACAGTCGCGCAGGCCGGCTGGCAGGACCTCGGGCTGGACGCCTACGACGCGCTCGGCCGTGTCCACCTGATGTCATACGACCACGACTTCCCGCAGGCGACGTTTGAGGAATCAACCGCCGAGGTTGAGCGGCTGATCGCGTGGGGCTGCCCGCCCGAGAAGATCGCGCTGGGGCTCCCGTTCTACGGCCGAAACGAAGCGCGCGACGCTATGCCCTACCGCGCCCTGGTGGCGCGGTACGCGCCCGAGTCCGATGACGATCTGGTCGCCGGTTTTGCGTGCAACAGCCCGGCCACCGTCAGCGCTAAGACGCGCTACGCGCTGGAGCGGGGGCTCGCGGGTGTCATGGTCTGGCAGGTGTATCAGGACGCCGAGGGCGAGCGTTCTCTGCTCGGCGCGATTGCCGAGGCACTCGCTGAGTAG
- the rpsF gene encoding 30S ribosomal protein S6, translating into MSDTDKTHLYEGLFLIDQGALASDPAGAAQHVQDMLDRAEATTRVMHKWEERKLAYPIAGQKRGTFFLAYFDARPTQIANIERDCNLSEQVLRVMMTRCDFMGDEEIARALAGEPLHKEEEQPAEAGENAEAKAETADA; encoded by the coding sequence ATGTCTGACACCGACAAGACCCACCTCTACGAAGGCCTGTTCCTGATCGACCAGGGCGCGCTCGCCAGCGACCCCGCCGGCGCCGCCCAGCACGTCCAGGACATGCTCGACCGCGCCGAAGCCACCACCCGCGTGATGCACAAGTGGGAGGAGCGCAAGCTCGCCTACCCCATCGCCGGCCAGAAGCGCGGCACGTTCTTCCTCGCCTACTTCGACGCCCGCCCGACCCAGATCGCCAACATCGAACGCGACTGCAACCTCTCCGAGCAGGTGCTCCGCGTGATGATGACCCGCTGCGACTTCATGGGTGACGAAGAGATCGCCCGTGCCCTCGCTGGCGAGCCGCTGCACAAGGAAGAAGAGCAGCCCGCCGAGGCCGGCGAGAACGCCGAAGCCAAGGCCGAGACCGCGGACGCCTGA
- the ssb gene encoding single-stranded DNA-binding protein produces the protein MAANYNRVILMGNLTRDPEMRMLPSNMPVASFGLAVNDRFKNKQTDQWEERPNFIDCEAFGRTAENIGKFFSKGKPIFIEGKLRFDQWEDKQSGQKRSKLKVVVDTFQFVGGRDGGGQQGGGGGYNQQSSQGNSGGWDNSPASAPAAAGGHEPVNEDDIPF, from the coding sequence ATGGCCGCCAACTACAACCGCGTCATCCTGATGGGCAACCTGACCCGTGACCCCGAGATGCGCATGCTGCCCAGCAACATGCCCGTCGCGTCGTTCGGGCTGGCCGTCAACGACCGCTTCAAGAACAAGCAGACCGACCAGTGGGAAGAACGCCCCAACTTCATCGACTGCGAGGCCTTTGGCCGCACGGCCGAGAACATCGGCAAGTTCTTCAGCAAGGGCAAGCCCATCTTCATCGAGGGAAAGCTCCGCTTCGACCAGTGGGAAGATAAGCAGTCGGGCCAGAAGCGCAGCAAGCTCAAGGTCGTCGTCGATACCTTCCAGTTCGTCGGCGGACGCGACGGCGGCGGGCAGCAGGGCGGCGGTGGCGGATACAACCAACAGAGCAGCCAAGGCAACTCCGGCGGCTGGGACAACAGCCCCGCTTCGGCACCGGCAGCCGCCGGCGGCCACGAGCCGGTCAATGAAGACGATATCCCGTTCTAA
- the rplI gene encoding 50S ribosomal protein L9 — protein MKTIELLLLDTIENLGIIGDVVKVKPGYARNYLLPHGLADVPSDEKIQELAARRKEVEAELKQLRTEQEAMIEKLEEFELTLERASNEQGALFGGVTQHDIAEGLRAEGFAIEDRHVRIGERINRLDTYTIPVQVAKDLKAEIKLWVVSDKPIEAEEENEDDGEQAEEQPAKREREFNSPVNAIDGVDE, from the coding sequence ATGAAGACCATCGAACTCCTCCTCCTCGACACCATCGAAAACCTCGGCATCATCGGCGACGTCGTCAAGGTCAAGCCCGGCTACGCACGCAACTACCTCCTGCCCCACGGCCTCGCGGACGTGCCCTCGGACGAAAAAATCCAGGAACTCGCCGCCCGCCGCAAGGAAGTCGAAGCCGAGCTCAAACAACTCCGCACCGAGCAGGAGGCCATGATCGAGAAGCTCGAAGAGTTCGAGCTCACCCTCGAGCGCGCCTCCAACGAGCAGGGCGCCCTGTTCGGCGGCGTGACGCAGCACGACATCGCCGAGGGGCTTCGGGCCGAGGGCTTCGCCATCGAAGACCGCCACGTCCGCATCGGCGAGCGCATCAACCGCCTCGACACATACACGATCCCCGTGCAGGTTGCCAAGGACCTTAAGGCCGAGATCAAGCTCTGGGTCGTGAGCGATAAGCCGATCGAAGCCGAAGAAGAAAACGAAGACGACGGCGAGCAGGCCGAAGAACAGCCCGCCAAGCGCGAGCGGGAGTTCAACTCCCCCGTCAACGCCATCGACGGCGTCGACGAGTAA
- a CDS encoding class I SAM-dependent methyltransferase — protein MHTPTSHYQHVAWCYDAVASAYSLGAIGRAKRWHVGRLRPGDRVLYVGAGTGREVALACAAGAEAVCVEPCAAMARRLHKRLAPWAERVTIAEQPLRAAEGPGAFDWVCGHFFFNVFDVATMPGVLAMAASHVKPGGRMVVADFAAGRPGATRSEHADSGSLPLGGRGLGWGSAVRL, from the coding sequence ATGCACACGCCAACAAGCCACTACCAACACGTTGCATGGTGCTACGACGCGGTGGCGTCGGCGTATTCGCTGGGGGCGATCGGGCGGGCGAAGCGCTGGCATGTCGGGCGATTGCGGCCGGGGGACCGGGTGCTGTATGTCGGGGCCGGGACGGGGCGGGAGGTGGCGCTCGCATGCGCGGCGGGGGCGGAGGCGGTGTGTGTGGAGCCGTGCGCAGCGATGGCGCGTCGGCTGCACAAGCGGCTTGCGCCCTGGGCGGAGCGGGTGACGATTGCCGAACAGCCGCTGCGTGCGGCGGAGGGTCCAGGGGCGTTCGATTGGGTCTGCGGTCACTTCTTTTTCAACGTATTCGATGTGGCGACGATGCCCGGTGTGTTGGCGATGGCGGCGTCGCACGTGAAGCCCGGCGGGCGGATGGTGGTCGCGGATTTTGCGGCAGGCCGACCGGGTGCAACACGTAGTGAGCACGCCGACTCCGGCTCCCTCCCCCTCGGAGGGCGCGGGCTGGGGTGGGGGTCGGCAGTCAGACTCTAG
- a CDS encoding putative zinc-binding metallopeptidase, with protein MRTFTCLCNETLFFDNTRCVSCEREAGFCPACQQLVALVEVEEGQYRCGNPACCATLVKCDNYRIERVCNRCIVLPNAGGSLCDCCRFNAVIPNLNVGDNRSKWRRIESAKRRLFYHLDLLGLPLGDAKDGFDPPLSFDFKEDTGPMWSFDDNGNSEMLNAHEVVMTGHFKGKVTINLREADPVERERLRVQFGELNRSLIGHFRHEIGHYYWELLVKGQREDGFKAVFGDHNTPTYAESMQAYYQRGPHANWSNYFASAYASMHPWEDFAETFTAYLEMVAALDTAQHMGIDRMNELDAVPSDDLDAMCRVYARVGIAFNELNRTMGLKDVLTRPLTRPVIEKMAFVHKLIAEVRGPASPAPTSCPTS; from the coding sequence ATGCGTACTTTCACCTGTCTATGCAACGAGACCCTGTTCTTCGACAACACGCGCTGCGTGTCGTGCGAGCGCGAGGCCGGGTTCTGCCCGGCCTGCCAGCAGCTCGTCGCGCTGGTCGAGGTGGAGGAAGGGCAGTACCGCTGCGGCAACCCGGCGTGCTGCGCGACGCTGGTCAAGTGCGACAACTACCGCATCGAGCGCGTCTGCAACCGCTGCATCGTCCTACCCAACGCCGGCGGCTCGCTGTGCGACTGCTGCCGATTCAACGCGGTCATCCCGAACCTGAACGTCGGCGACAACCGCAGCAAGTGGCGCCGGATCGAGTCTGCCAAGCGTCGGCTGTTCTACCACCTCGACCTGCTGGGGCTCCCGCTCGGCGACGCGAAGGACGGGTTTGACCCGCCGCTGTCCTTCGACTTCAAGGAAGATACCGGGCCGATGTGGTCCTTCGATGACAACGGCAACAGCGAGATGCTCAACGCCCATGAGGTTGTGATGACCGGTCACTTCAAAGGCAAGGTCACCATCAACCTCCGCGAAGCCGACCCCGTCGAGCGTGAACGGCTCCGCGTGCAGTTCGGCGAGCTCAACCGATCGCTGATCGGCCACTTCCGCCACGAGATCGGGCACTACTACTGGGAGCTGCTGGTTAAGGGGCAACGCGAAGACGGCTTCAAGGCCGTCTTCGGCGACCACAACACGCCGACCTACGCCGAGTCGATGCAGGCGTACTACCAGCGGGGCCCGCACGCGAACTGGAGCAACTACTTCGCCAGCGCCTACGCCTCGATGCACCCCTGGGAGGACTTCGCCGAGACGTTCACGGCCTACCTCGAGATGGTCGCCGCGCTGGACACCGCCCAGCACATGGGCATCGACCGGATGAACGAGCTCGACGCGGTCCCCTCGGACGACCTCGACGCGATGTGCCGGGTGTACGCGCGGGTGGGTATCGCGTTCAACGAGCTCAACCGCACCATGGGGCTGAAGGATGTGCTGACCCGGCCACTGACCCGGCCCGTGATCGAGAAGATGGCGTTTGTCCACAAGCTGATCGCGGAGGTGCGCGGCCCGGCGAGCCCCGCGCCGACCTCGTGCCCGACAAGCTGA